The proteins below are encoded in one region of Clostridium pasteurianum DSM 525 = ATCC 6013:
- a CDS encoding ABC-F family ATP-binding cassette domain-containing protein yields the protein MIVANNVSLSYGGRKLFEDVNIKFTPGNCYGVIGANGAGKSTFLKILSGEIEPNTGDVSMSPEDRLAVLKQDHFQFDEFEVLKTVIMGHSKLYDIMVEKDAIYAKPDFSDEDGIRASELEGEFAELNGWEAESEAATLLMGLGIPVEDHFKKMSELSGAEKVRVLLAQALFGHPDILLLDEPTNHLDMQSINWLEEFLINFEGTVIVVSHDRHFLNSVCTHMADVDFGKIQLYVGNYDFWYESSQLALQMAKDQNKKKEEKMKDLQTFIARFSSNASKAKQATSRKKLLDKITLDDIRPSTRKYPFVGFKADREAGNDILTVDNISATVDGIEVLKDVSFIVNKGDKIVFAGESEIAKTTLFKILMGEMEPDSGSFKFGVTISTSYFPKDNSEYFNNVDLSLVDWLRQYSEEKSESFIRGFLGRMLFSGEEALKKANVLSGGEKVRCMLSKMMLSGANLLILDEPTNHLDLESITALNNGLIDYKGNLLFVSHDHQFIETIANRVIEITPKGIIDRNMTFDDYCTNEDIKKLSAEMNS from the coding sequence ATGATAGTTGCAAATAATGTAAGCCTTAGTTATGGCGGTAGAAAGTTATTTGAAGATGTAAATATAAAATTTACTCCTGGAAATTGCTATGGAGTAATTGGAGCAAATGGTGCAGGAAAATCTACATTTTTAAAAATATTGTCTGGAGAAATAGAACCTAATACTGGAGATGTAAGTATGTCTCCTGAGGATAGATTAGCGGTATTGAAACAAGATCATTTTCAATTTGATGAATTTGAAGTTCTAAAGACTGTCATTATGGGGCATTCAAAATTATATGATATTATGGTGGAAAAAGACGCTATATATGCAAAGCCAGATTTTTCTGATGAAGATGGAATAAGAGCATCAGAGCTGGAAGGCGAGTTTGCAGAATTAAATGGATGGGAGGCAGAATCAGAAGCTGCTACTTTATTAATGGGACTTGGAATACCTGTAGAAGATCATTTTAAGAAAATGAGCGAACTTAGTGGTGCTGAAAAGGTAAGGGTATTATTAGCTCAGGCACTATTTGGTCACCCGGATATCCTGCTTTTAGATGAACCTACAAACCATTTAGATATGCAGTCTATAAATTGGCTAGAGGAATTTTTGATAAATTTTGAAGGCACAGTAATAGTAGTATCTCATGATAGACATTTCCTAAATAGTGTGTGTACTCATATGGCAGATGTAGATTTTGGTAAAATACAACTATATGTAGGTAATTATGATTTTTGGTATGAATCCAGTCAATTAGCCCTTCAAATGGCAAAGGATCAGAATAAAAAGAAGGAAGAAAAAATGAAGGATCTGCAGACATTTATAGCAAGGTTCAGTTCCAATGCATCTAAAGCAAAACAAGCTACTTCAAGAAAAAAGTTGCTTGACAAAATAACTTTAGATGACATAAGACCTTCTACGAGAAAATATCCTTTTGTAGGATTTAAAGCAGACAGAGAAGCTGGAAATGATATTTTAACTGTGGATAATATAAGCGCAACAGTAGATGGCATAGAAGTACTAAAGGATGTTAGTTTTATAGTTAATAAAGGTGATAAAATTGTATTTGCAGGTGAAAGTGAAATAGCTAAAACTACACTTTTTAAAATATTGATGGGTGAAATGGAGCCAGATAGCGGGTCATTTAAATTTGGTGTTACTATAAGTACATCTTACTTTCCAAAAGATAATTCAGAGTATTTTAATAATGTAGATTTAAGTTTAGTTGATTGGCTTAGACAATATTCAGAGGAAAAGTCTGAAAGTTTTATTAGAGGATTTTTAGGAAGAATGCTTTTTTCTGGTGAAGAAGCACTTAAAAAGGCAAATGTACTTTCTGGAGGAGAAAAGGTTAGATGTATGTTATCAAAGATGATGCTTAGCGGGGCAAATCTATTAATTTTAGATGAACCTACAAATCATCTTGATTTGGAATCTATTACAGCTTTAAATAATGGTCTTATTGACTATAAGGGAAATTTACTCTTTGTCTCACATGATCATCAATTTATAGAAACAATTGCAAATAGAGTTATAGAGATTACACCAAAGGGAATAATAGACAGAAATATGACTTTTGATGATTACTGTACAAATGAGGATATTAAAAAACTCTCAGCAGAAATGAATTCTTAA
- a CDS encoding metal-dependent transcriptional regulator produces MSKESFYTFNEYMRKEEDTLTASMEDYLEMIYRLSLETHFTRIHDLAKALNVQPPSATKMVQKLSDYGLINYERYGIILLTDKGKVLGNFLLDRHNTIENFLKLLGISNNILEQTEKIEHTLSNDTLIYLKNFVDFIESNPDLIKNFNIFCHKKNNS; encoded by the coding sequence ATGTCAAAAGAAAGTTTTTATACATTTAATGAATATATGAGAAAAGAAGAAGATACCCTTACAGCTTCTATGGAAGATTATCTTGAAATGATATATAGACTATCTTTAGAAACACATTTTACTAGAATTCATGATTTAGCAAAGGCCTTAAATGTTCAACCACCTTCTGCCACCAAAATGGTACAAAAGCTTTCAGACTATGGATTAATAAATTACGAGCGCTATGGGATAATATTATTGACTGATAAGGGAAAGGTTTTGGGGAATTTTCTTTTAGACAGACATAATACTATAGAAAATTTTTTAAAATTACTTGGAATTTCTAATAACATACTTGAACAAACAGAGAAAATTGAACATACTCTTAGTAATGATACCCTAATATATCTTAAAAATTTTGTTGATTTTATTGAATCTAATCCTGATTTAATTAAAAATTTTAATATATTCTGTCACAAAAAAAATAATAGCTAA
- a CDS encoding DUF1540 domain-containing protein has translation MANTSMNSGHNNSIGCTVNECKYNDRSDNYCTLQKIEVVKHESIANTVECTDCGSFEKRNQ, from the coding sequence ATGGCAAATACTTCAATGAATAGTGGTCACAATAATAGCATAGGATGTACAGTTAATGAGTGTAAATACAACGATAGATCAGATAATTACTGTACTTTACAAAAAATAGAAGTAGTAAAGCATGAATCTATTGCAAATACAGTTGAGTGTACAGATTGCGGAAGTTTCGAAAAGAGAAACCAATAA
- the hydF gene encoding [FeFe] hydrogenase H-cluster maturation GTPase HydF yields the protein MSNLNETPRSNRLHIALFGKTNAGKSSIINALTGQNIALVSDIKGTTTDPVYKSMEILPIGPVVLIDTAGLNDETELGELRKKKTMDVLNKTDIALVIIDSSIGISDFDIKTIEEIKSKKIPIVVILNKSDISTIDISSIKNLENKFKLKIIKASAYNNTGIDHIKDEIIKLIPENEEKFRILGDLISPGDFVILVTPIDKAAPKGRLILPQQQVIRDVLESDAISIVTKEYELRETLENLNKKPRLVITDSQAFLKVSADTPKDILMTSFSILFARNKGNLTELVKGAKAINNLKDGDKVLISEACTHHRQSDDIGKVKIPRWLRQSTGKDLIFECSSGFSFPENLKDYALVVHCAGCMLNRKAMLHRISNSVKDGVPIVNYGVLIAYVHGILKRALKPFPAAQIAFEEE from the coding sequence ATGAGTAATTTAAATGAAACGCCTCGTTCAAATAGACTTCATATTGCCCTATTCGGCAAAACTAATGCAGGTAAATCCAGTATTATAAATGCCCTTACAGGTCAAAATATAGCCCTTGTATCAGATATAAAAGGAACTACTACGGATCCAGTATATAAATCTATGGAAATTCTTCCTATAGGTCCTGTAGTTTTAATTGATACAGCCGGTCTCAATGATGAAACAGAATTAGGTGAATTAAGAAAGAAAAAAACCATGGACGTCCTTAATAAAACAGATATAGCTCTTGTAATAATAGATAGTTCCATAGGTATATCTGATTTTGACATTAAAACAATAGAAGAAATAAAATCAAAGAAAATACCTATTGTTGTTATATTAAACAAATCAGACATAAGTACTATAGATATCTCCTCTATTAAAAATTTAGAAAATAAATTTAAATTAAAAATTATAAAAGCCTCAGCCTATAATAATACAGGAATAGATCATATAAAAGATGAAATAATAAAATTAATACCTGAAAACGAAGAGAAATTTAGGATTTTAGGAGATTTAATTTCACCAGGAGATTTTGTAATTCTTGTAACTCCTATAGACAAAGCTGCTCCAAAAGGAAGATTAATACTGCCACAGCAGCAGGTAATAAGAGACGTTCTAGAAAGTGATGCTATTTCCATTGTTACAAAAGAATATGAACTTCGTGAAACCCTTGAAAACCTAAATAAGAAACCCCGTTTAGTGATAACAGACTCTCAGGCATTTTTAAAAGTATCTGCTGATACCCCAAAGGATATATTAATGACTTCATTTTCCATACTTTTTGCAAGAAATAAAGGTAATCTAACAGAATTGGTAAAAGGCGCCAAAGCTATAAATAATCTTAAAGATGGTGATAAGGTACTTATTTCAGAAGCATGTACCCATCATAGACAATCAGATGACATAGGAAAGGTAAAAATACCAAGATGGCTTAGACAAAGTACCGGAAAAGATTTAATCTTTGAATGTTCCAGTGGTTTTTCCTTTCCTGAAAATTTAAAAGACTACGCACTAGTAGTTCATTGTGCAGGCTGTATGCTGAATAGAAAAGCTATGCTTCATAGAATATCAAACTCCGTTAAGGATGGAGTCCCAATAGTTAATTATGGTGTATTAATAGCTTATGTGCACGGTATTCTCAAAAGAGCTTTAAAGCCATTTCCAGCTGCACAAATTGCCTTTGAGGAAGAATAA
- a CDS encoding CvfB family protein, whose translation MIEIGKFNKLEVVRQSSFGYFLNAQTDNTSDDILLPNNNCNDTKIDVGDIVEAFIYRDSKDRLIATLKKPYALAFELAYLKVVSVTKIGAFVDFGLERDLFVPLKEQNYSLIPGNKYLFYVYVDKTDRLAATTFIDEYLENTEEYLVENDVEGIVYGFQTNGSAMIAVENKYRGVILKNEYFSKLTPGEILKLRVKKHFEDGKMSLTPRKPPKDERLALEETILEYLKDHNGFMPYNDKSSPEDIKSIFHQSKNYFKNALGGLMKQNLIFQDKDGTHLK comes from the coding sequence ATGATTGAAATTGGTAAATTTAATAAATTAGAAGTAGTAAGACAATCTTCTTTTGGGTATTTTTTAAATGCTCAAACAGATAATACAAGTGATGATATTCTACTTCCAAACAATAATTGTAATGATACTAAAATTGATGTAGGAGATATAGTAGAAGCTTTTATCTATCGTGACTCTAAAGACAGACTTATTGCCACATTAAAAAAGCCCTATGCTTTGGCTTTTGAATTGGCCTACTTAAAGGTTGTCTCTGTAACTAAAATAGGAGCCTTTGTAGACTTTGGCTTGGAACGAGATTTATTCGTCCCTTTGAAAGAGCAAAACTATTCACTAATTCCAGGAAATAAATACTTATTTTATGTATACGTAGATAAAACTGATAGACTGGCAGCTACTACTTTTATAGATGAGTATTTGGAAAATACAGAGGAGTACCTTGTAGAAAATGATGTGGAAGGGATTGTGTATGGATTCCAAACAAATGGAAGTGCTATGATAGCCGTTGAAAATAAATATAGAGGAGTAATTCTAAAAAATGAATATTTTTCAAAACTTACTCCTGGTGAGATTTTAAAACTTAGAGTAAAAAAACATTTTGAAGATGGTAAAATGTCCTTAACTCCAAGAAAACCTCCTAAAGATGAAAGATTAGCTCTTGAAGAAACTATACTTGAATATTTAAAAGATCATAATGGCTTTATGCCCTATAATGACAAAAGTTCTCCAGAAGATATAAAAAGTATATTTCATCAGAGTAAAAACTACTTTAAAAATGCTCTAGGTGGCCTTATGAAGCAAAATCTTATTTTTCAAGATAAAGATGGTACACACTTAAAATAA
- the xth gene encoding exodeoxyribonuclease III gives MKIYSWNVNGLRAVSKKGFFEFVSYENPDILCIQETKLQLETLSEELKNIKEYYSYFSFAERKGYSGVATYTKKKPVSIKHGIGIEKFDKEGRILITEFNEFILFNIYFPNGQKDEERLNYKLEFYDALFEYLDKLKIEDKKIIICGDYNIAHREIDIKNAKANEKISGFLPIERKLIDKFISKGYVDTFRSIHREEIKYSWWSYRFKARERNAGWRIDYFLVTENLLENVKEADILNDVMGSDHCPVSILLDI, from the coding sequence ATGAAAATATATTCGTGGAATGTCAATGGACTTAGAGCAGTAAGTAAAAAAGGTTTTTTTGAATTTGTTAGTTATGAAAATCCAGATATATTATGTATACAAGAAACTAAATTACAGCTTGAAACTTTAAGCGAGGAACTTAAAAATATAAAGGAGTATTATTCCTATTTTTCTTTTGCAGAAAGGAAGGGATATAGTGGTGTAGCAACTTATACTAAGAAGAAACCTGTTTCTATAAAACATGGTATAGGTATAGAAAAATTTGATAAAGAAGGAAGAATATTAATTACAGAATTTAATGAATTTATATTATTTAATATATATTTCCCAAATGGACAAAAGGATGAAGAAAGACTTAATTATAAATTGGAGTTTTATGATGCTCTATTTGAATATTTGGATAAACTTAAAATTGAAGATAAAAAAATCATAATATGTGGTGATTATAATATTGCTCATAGGGAGATAGATATTAAAAATGCAAAAGCAAATGAAAAGATTTCAGGTTTTTTACCTATAGAAAGAAAGCTCATTGATAAATTTATTTCCAAAGGATATGTAGATACTTTTAGATCAATACATAGGGAAGAAATTAAATATTCTTGGTGGAGTTATCGTTTTAAGGCTAGAGAACGTAATGCAGGCTGGAGAATTGATTATTTTCTCGTTACTGAGAATCTGCTTGAAAATGTAAAGGAAGCAGATATACTAAATGATGTAATGGGATCAGATCATTGTCCTGTAAGCATTTTACTGGATATATAA